From the genome of Geoglobus ahangari, one region includes:
- a CDS encoding SHOCT domain-containing protein produces the protein MEAYHMWPFGFGFFGFSMVFWWVLWIIVAYLVYQDAEKRGMNGLLWFILVLIPMAGIIFLLVYLAIRDQHRAEEKGERSKALEILKERYAKGEITKEEFERMKSELEE, from the coding sequence ATGGAAGCGTATCACATGTGGCCATTCGGCTTCGGATTTTTCGGATTCAGCATGGTGTTCTGGTGGGTGCTCTGGATAATTGTGGCGTACCTCGTGTATCAGGACGCCGAGAAAAGGGGGATGAACGGTCTGCTCTGGTTCATACTCGTCCTGATACCCATGGCCGGAATCATCTTTCTGCTCGTCTATCTGGCAATAAGAGATCAGCACAGGGCTGAAGAGAAAGGAGAGCGGAGCAAGGCTCTTGAGATTCTGAAGGAAAGGTATGCGAAGGGCGAGATTACGAAAGAGGAGTTTGAGAGGATGAAGAGCGAGCTTGAGGAGTAG
- the gatB gene encoding Asp-tRNA(Asn)/Glu-tRNA(Gln) amidotransferase subunit GatB: MDVVIGLEVHVQLNRLKTKLFCSCPLDYHGKEPNTHVCPVCLGLPGAMPVVNKEAVKAAIKVALALNADINPVMRFDRKNYFYPDLPKGFQISQYDMPLAWGGYVTIETENGEKKVTLKRIHMEEDPGKLSYKGSITTARYSLIDYNRSGVPLLEIVTEPVLNSPKEARAFLNNLRIILEYLDVFDGDLEGAMRVDANISIAGGGRVEIKNISSFKGVEKALTYEITRQKNLLRRGRKIERETRHFDEANNITVSLRSKEEEQDYRYFPEPDLVPIHTHEFIEEVKATLPEMPWEKRDRLIAQYGLSMEKAKILVLDPKMADYFERVAEKIDPKVSASWIVDVLRGELNYRDMSFAKGERRLTSDELIELLGYFLKGEITEKGVVEVIRAKLDEGGSVREIIERKGLFSIPKEEIDRLCREAIEKNPKAVEDYRAGKKQAANFLVGYVMKMTRGRADPGETAKRIRELLEEIT; this comes from the coding sequence ATGGATGTGGTGATTGGCTTAGAGGTTCACGTTCAGCTCAACAGGCTCAAGACCAAGCTGTTCTGCTCATGTCCTCTTGACTATCACGGTAAAGAACCCAACACTCACGTCTGTCCCGTCTGCCTCGGGCTTCCCGGGGCCATGCCAGTTGTCAATAAAGAGGCTGTCAAGGCGGCGATAAAGGTCGCGCTCGCCCTCAATGCAGACATCAACCCCGTAATGAGGTTCGACAGAAAGAACTACTTCTACCCTGACCTGCCCAAGGGCTTCCAGATAAGCCAGTACGACATGCCCCTCGCGTGGGGAGGTTACGTTACCATAGAGACTGAGAATGGGGAGAAGAAGGTAACGCTCAAGAGGATACACATGGAGGAGGATCCGGGTAAGCTGAGCTACAAGGGCTCGATAACCACCGCAAGGTACAGCCTCATCGACTACAACAGGAGTGGAGTGCCGCTTCTTGAGATTGTGACCGAACCTGTCCTGAACTCCCCGAAGGAGGCGAGGGCGTTCCTCAACAACCTCAGGATAATTCTGGAGTATCTGGACGTGTTCGATGGGGATCTGGAGGGCGCGATGAGGGTTGACGCGAACATCAGCATAGCTGGCGGAGGAAGGGTGGAGATAAAGAACATTTCCAGCTTCAAGGGCGTTGAGAAGGCGCTGACGTACGAGATAACGCGCCAGAAGAACCTCCTCAGGAGAGGGAGGAAGATAGAGAGGGAGACGAGGCACTTCGACGAGGCGAACAACATAACGGTCTCGCTGAGGAGCAAGGAGGAGGAGCAGGACTACCGCTACTTCCCCGAGCCCGATCTCGTCCCCATCCACACCCACGAGTTCATCGAGGAGGTTAAGGCAACCCTGCCTGAGATGCCGTGGGAGAAGAGGGACAGGCTCATAGCCCAGTACGGGCTTAGCATGGAGAAGGCGAAGATACTCGTCCTCGACCCGAAGATGGCGGACTACTTTGAGAGAGTTGCAGAGAAGATCGATCCCAAGGTCTCGGCGAGCTGGATTGTTGACGTTCTGAGGGGCGAGCTCAACTACAGGGACATGTCTTTTGCTAAGGGAGAGAGGAGGCTCACATCAGACGAGCTAATTGAGCTGCTCGGCTATTTCCTTAAGGGAGAGATAACCGAAAAGGGTGTGGTTGAAGTAATAAGGGCCAAGCTCGACGAGGGTGGAAGTGTAAGGGAGATTATCGAGAGGAAGGGGCTGTTCTCCATACCGAAGGAGGAGATTGACAGGCTCTGCAGGGAGGCGATTGAGAAGAACCCGAAGGCTGTGGAGGATTACAGGGCAGGCAAGAAGCAGGCCGCGAACTTCCTTGTTGGTTACGTGATGAAGATGACGCGCGGCAGAGCTGACCCGGGAGAGACTGCGAAGCGCATCAGGGAGCTCCTCGAGGAGATAACATGA
- the glnA gene encoding type I glutamate--ammonia ligase, which produces MDVEQAKKFLQENEIKQVLCAFTDVRGYMQTFSIPARKFIEGSAFEGIGFDGSSIRGFKSINESDMVWMPDVSTLRIVPWETDPVQKTAIMFGDVYEAWGREQSDVDPRGYVAKRVEKKLADQGLSAIFGPEIEFFLFENVDPTNLVYDLWVSPNGGAGDSWGPPRVMPESPEMTPGGLLIRPKEGYFRPPPEDTTVAYRNELVEILESFGVMVEYHHHEVATAGQVELDFEPKTLVDVGDAFYYYKFAAKNLAAMYGMIATFMPKPLYLDNASGMHVHQSLWEGEPFKGKNIFADPDDEYMLSQKARYYIGGLLEHAKALTALCAPTVNSYKRLVPGFEAPIYICWSPRNRSALIRVPMYHRKPSAIRLEYRGVDPSTNPYLSLSAMIAAGLDGIKKKIEPGDPIMEDVYELSESKKRELGIGELPTTLRDAIDHLATDEVIQDVLGSHIFDAFMEIKIDEWNQYCLYITPWEYMKYLDI; this is translated from the coding sequence ATGGACGTTGAGCAGGCCAAAAAATTCCTGCAGGAGAATGAGATAAAGCAGGTTCTGTGCGCTTTTACGGATGTTAGGGGATACATGCAGACGTTCAGCATCCCCGCGAGGAAGTTCATTGAGGGAAGCGCTTTTGAGGGAATTGGATTCGACGGATCGTCAATCAGGGGGTTCAAGTCCATAAACGAGAGCGACATGGTCTGGATGCCGGACGTCTCGACCCTCAGAATCGTGCCATGGGAGACCGATCCGGTTCAGAAGACCGCGATAATGTTTGGAGACGTTTACGAGGCGTGGGGCAGGGAGCAGAGCGACGTTGATCCGAGAGGCTATGTGGCAAAGAGGGTCGAGAAGAAGCTCGCTGATCAGGGCCTTTCCGCAATCTTCGGGCCTGAGATAGAGTTCTTCCTGTTCGAGAATGTTGATCCCACTAACCTCGTTTACGACCTCTGGGTCTCCCCCAACGGAGGTGCAGGGGACAGCTGGGGCCCGCCGAGGGTGATGCCGGAGAGCCCAGAAATGACACCCGGTGGTCTGCTGATAAGACCGAAGGAGGGCTACTTCAGGCCTCCACCCGAGGACACAACTGTGGCCTACAGAAACGAACTTGTCGAGATACTTGAGTCCTTCGGAGTGATGGTGGAGTACCACCACCACGAGGTTGCAACCGCAGGTCAGGTGGAGCTTGACTTCGAGCCCAAGACGCTGGTCGACGTTGGTGACGCGTTCTACTACTACAAGTTCGCCGCCAAGAACCTCGCAGCAATGTACGGCATGATCGCCACATTCATGCCGAAGCCGCTCTACCTCGACAACGCAAGCGGAATGCACGTCCACCAGAGCCTCTGGGAGGGCGAGCCGTTCAAGGGCAAGAACATCTTTGCCGATCCGGATGACGAGTACATGCTCAGCCAGAAGGCGAGGTACTACATCGGTGGTCTCCTCGAGCACGCCAAGGCTTTGACGGCCCTCTGCGCCCCGACCGTGAACAGCTACAAGAGGCTCGTGCCGGGCTTCGAGGCTCCGATATACATCTGCTGGAGCCCGAGGAACAGGAGCGCCCTCATAAGAGTTCCGATGTACCACAGGAAGCCATCTGCGATCAGACTCGAGTACAGAGGAGTTGACCCGAGCACCAACCCGTACCTCTCGCTCTCAGCAATGATTGCCGCCGGTCTCGACGGAATCAAGAAGAAGATAGAGCCCGGAGACCCGATAATGGAGGACGTCTACGAGCTGAGCGAGAGCAAGAAGAGGGAGCTCGGAATCGGAGAGCTGCCCACTACCCTCAGAGATGCGATCGACCACCTCGCCACAGACGAGGTCATTCAGGACGTGCTCGGAAGCCACATCTTCGACGCGTTTATGGAGATCAAGATCGACGAGTGGAACCAGTACTGCCTCTACATCACGCCCTGGGAGTACATGAAGTATCTGGACATTTAA
- the ppcA gene encoding phosphoenolpyruvate carboxylase: protein MRIPRVMSTQHPDNVEMPFFAKQSFFDGEDEIREAYYVFSHFGMEEQMWDFEGKEVDDFVVKKLLTAYPNFFSEHVIGEDVRITPRVPNPEVERDEAKLLAETLEMIPRSHDYARKFYKDPSPPIFEIIVPMVTKSEELERIYLFYRDFVAGKSKLVLADGTKVGEWLGEFEPETIGIIPLFEDIPTMLRCDEIVREFADGRFEAIRVFLARSDPALNYGFIPATLAAKIALQRLYDLEIDVYPIIGVGCPPFRGSFDPENMHALVEYPSVQTFTAQSAFKYDYDFRTVREAVEELRDSSPERPQNVEVDEEIIQRLSDEYRKRVPRIAEFVNETSRFVPKRRMRKLHIGLFGYSRGDRVKLPRAITFCAVLYSIGFPPELMGLSALTDKDYEELCEVIPTLEEQMRFVLSLFNPESLKIVPFEEDVRRAMEFFDFESREDYREASSRTIDAIRRQNSISDAIIETGKLRRFLG from the coding sequence ATGCGTATTCCGAGGGTCATGAGCACCCAGCACCCGGACAACGTGGAGATGCCGTTCTTCGCAAAGCAGTCCTTCTTCGATGGAGAAGACGAGATAAGGGAAGCGTACTACGTCTTCTCCCACTTCGGGATGGAGGAGCAGATGTGGGACTTCGAGGGCAAGGAGGTTGACGACTTCGTGGTCAAAAAGCTGCTGACCGCATACCCAAACTTCTTCAGCGAGCACGTTATCGGAGAGGACGTGAGGATCACTCCGAGGGTTCCAAACCCCGAGGTTGAGAGGGACGAAGCAAAGCTTCTGGCCGAAACACTTGAGATGATTCCGAGGAGCCATGACTATGCGAGGAAGTTCTACAAAGATCCCTCTCCCCCAATCTTCGAGATAATAGTCCCGATGGTCACAAAGAGCGAGGAGCTGGAGAGAATATACCTGTTCTACAGAGACTTCGTCGCGGGAAAGTCAAAGCTCGTGCTCGCAGATGGAACAAAAGTGGGAGAGTGGCTGGGAGAGTTCGAGCCGGAAACAATCGGAATCATCCCTCTATTTGAGGACATCCCGACCATGCTGAGGTGCGACGAGATAGTCAGGGAATTCGCGGATGGGAGGTTCGAGGCGATCAGGGTTTTTCTGGCGAGGTCCGATCCGGCGTTGAACTACGGCTTCATACCTGCAACGCTTGCGGCCAAAATAGCCCTTCAGAGGCTCTACGATCTGGAAATCGACGTCTACCCGATCATAGGAGTTGGCTGTCCTCCGTTCAGGGGGTCTTTCGACCCGGAGAACATGCACGCCCTCGTTGAATACCCATCTGTGCAGACGTTTACGGCACAATCTGCGTTCAAGTACGACTACGACTTCAGAACCGTCAGGGAAGCGGTCGAGGAGCTCAGGGACAGCAGTCCTGAGAGGCCTCAGAACGTGGAGGTGGATGAGGAGATCATACAGAGGCTGAGCGACGAGTACAGGAAGAGAGTTCCCCGGATAGCGGAGTTCGTCAATGAGACCAGCAGGTTCGTTCCGAAGAGGAGGATGAGGAAGCTCCACATCGGCCTCTTCGGGTATTCGAGGGGAGATAGGGTGAAGCTCCCGAGGGCCATAACGTTCTGCGCGGTCCTCTACTCCATAGGCTTTCCACCAGAGCTCATGGGCCTATCGGCACTAACAGACAAGGACTACGAAGAGCTGTGTGAGGTGATTCCTACCCTCGAAGAGCAGATGAGATTCGTCCTGTCCCTCTTCAACCCTGAAAGTCTGAAGATAGTTCCGTTTGAGGAGGACGTGAGGAGGGCAATGGAGTTCTTCGACTTCGAGAGCAGAGAGGACTACAGGGAGGCGAGCAGCAGAACCATAGACGCCATCAGAAGGCAGAACAGCATAAGCGACGCGATAATCGAAACCGGAAAGCTCAGAAGGTTCCTCGGCTGA
- a CDS encoding Ig-like domain-containing protein: MNVKKILLVAVVSLAALVSGVSAADFEYGDVFAGVYGGKVMHYAPNGTLKATYDVCGYQYVTGMAFDSDGNLYVTCFSKAEVVKVQRDTGTVLSTISTGTQPESVVFDASGNFYVGHAGGDYDIRKFNSSGVQTDSYDVAPESRGSDWIDLASDQCTMFYTSEGRKIMRYDVCNDTQLSDWTVVSSYGTLYALRILPGGGVLVADSENVKRLNSSGAIVQIYDLTGFNSWFALNLDPDGKSFWSGDFSNGKFVKFNISTGNAETIIDTGQGGSSLFGLAVFGEITVSKPVITISIDPATATNTVGDTHTVTVTVQKDGSPLSGVTVDFEVISGPNAGESESAVTNASGQATFSYTGSGGSGTDVIVAKYSENGSVYRAKAIKKWVSTSIPEFPPVAVGILGALGAVVLFATRRD; this comes from the coding sequence GTGAACGTGAAAAAAATATTGTTAGTGGCTGTTGTAAGCCTAGCAGCGCTTGTAAGTGGCGTTTCGGCAGCAGATTTTGAGTATGGAGACGTATTTGCCGGAGTGTACGGAGGGAAGGTAATGCATTACGCGCCAAATGGAACGCTGAAAGCCACGTACGACGTCTGTGGATATCAGTACGTAACTGGAATGGCCTTTGACTCGGACGGAAACCTGTACGTAACCTGTTTTTCGAAAGCTGAGGTTGTAAAGGTGCAGAGAGATACCGGAACGGTTCTGAGCACAATTTCGACCGGAACCCAGCCGGAATCGGTGGTGTTCGACGCCTCTGGCAACTTCTACGTCGGACATGCAGGTGGAGACTATGACATCCGCAAGTTCAACTCGAGCGGAGTGCAGACGGACAGTTACGACGTTGCTCCCGAGTCCAGGGGGAGTGACTGGATAGATCTCGCCTCAGATCAGTGCACGATGTTTTACACGAGCGAGGGAAGGAAGATAATGAGGTACGACGTGTGCAACGATACTCAGCTCTCTGACTGGACAGTTGTAAGCAGCTACGGTACACTGTACGCCCTGAGAATCCTTCCGGGAGGGGGAGTTCTGGTGGCAGACAGTGAGAATGTGAAGAGACTGAACTCGAGCGGGGCAATTGTTCAGATCTATGATCTGACGGGTTTCAACTCGTGGTTTGCGCTTAACCTCGATCCAGACGGAAAGTCCTTCTGGAGCGGCGACTTCTCAAACGGAAAGTTTGTCAAGTTCAACATCTCAACCGGAAACGCTGAGACAATCATAGATACGGGACAGGGAGGTTCCAGCCTGTTTGGTCTGGCCGTGTTTGGAGAGATAACGGTCTCCAAGCCTGTCATAACGATCAGCATAGACCCGGCAACTGCAACGAACACGGTTGGAGACACGCACACGGTAACTGTGACCGTGCAGAAGGATGGATCACCCCTCTCGGGAGTTACGGTCGACTTCGAGGTTATATCCGGCCCCAACGCGGGTGAGTCAGAGAGTGCCGTAACAAACGCCAGCGGTCAGGCGACCTTCAGCTACACCGGCAGCGGTGGTAGCGGAACGGACGTGATCGTGGCCAAGTATTCTGAGAACGGCAGCGTATACAGGGCAAAGGCCATCAAGAAGTGGGTCAGCACGTCAATCCCTGAGTTCCCACCTGTAGCAGTTGGAATTCTCGGAGCACTTGGAGCAGTGGTGCTGTTCGCCACGAGGAGAGATTGA
- a CDS encoding phosphopantetheine adenylyltransferase yields the protein MSRKYRVAVGGTFEPLHEGHKRLIDKAIELGGRDVTIGVTSDRMARQRIRSVLPFVIRAENVKWYVRRKYGFEPYVVEITTPYGKTLDYDFEYLVVSPETYEMAKRINEKRREMGKKEIKIVRVDFVLADDNEPISATRIKKGLIDRYGRII from the coding sequence ATGAGCAGGAAGTACAGGGTGGCTGTTGGAGGCACCTTCGAACCTCTGCACGAGGGACACAAGAGGCTAATCGACAAGGCAATTGAGCTCGGTGGAAGGGATGTCACAATCGGAGTTACCAGCGACAGAATGGCGAGGCAGAGGATAAGGAGCGTTTTGCCGTTCGTGATAAGGGCCGAGAACGTCAAGTGGTACGTGAGGAGGAAGTACGGCTTCGAGCCCTATGTGGTGGAGATAACAACCCCCTATGGAAAAACCCTCGATTACGACTTCGAATACCTCGTCGTGAGTCCCGAGACCTACGAGATGGCCAAGAGAATTAACGAAAAGAGGAGAGAGATGGGCAAGAAGGAGATAAAGATCGTCAGGGTCGACTTCGTGCTTGCCGACGACAACGAGCCGATCTCAGCGACGAGGATAAAGAAGGGGCTTATAGACAGATACGGAAGAATTATTTAG
- a CDS encoding heavy metal translocating P-type ATPase yields the protein MKEKQAKLKIGGMTCASCARNVELAVSQLEGVKKASVNLATETLHLEFDPELVRIEDVRKAVEEIGYSVPENETTVNVKIGGMTCASCAKAIETAVGGLPGVKSVSVNLATETARITYVPDITGLDEIRKAVEEIGYRYLGVGGEKSEKDGAEESAVGEMKKKLLAAAAVGSVLLFLQYGGYMGVPEIPYNSLIQFALATPVMIYSGRSMFSSALRALRHRMLNMDVMYSMGVGSAYVASVLSTIGLLPEDYLFYETAVLLLAFLLLGRTLEAIAKGRTSEAIKKLIGLQAKTAIVVRDGREIEVPVEEVRVGDIVIVKPGEKIPVDGVVVEGQSYVDESMITGEPIPALKKKGDEVVGATINKNGVLKIKATRVGSDTLLAQIIRLVEEAMGSRPPIQKLADKIVAYFIPVVLTIAVTSFIYWYFIAGVPEIFAFTTLVAVLVIACPCAFGLATPTALTVGMGKGAELGILIKNGEALEIARRVTTVVFDKTGTLTKGKPEVTDIIAFEGDEMEVLRVAAIAEKRSEHPLAEAIVRKAEEAGMSVEEPEKFEVITGKGVIASVNGEKILVGSRKLMAENGMEVSREVEDTLQRLESEAKTAILVSHNGRIIGAVGIADNIKPSAKEAIEELHRIGKKVAMITGDNRRTAEAIARRLGIDEVLAEVLPHQKAEEVKRLQENGEVVAFVGDGINDAPALAQADLGIAIGSGTDVAIESGEIVLMRDDLRDVVAAIQLSEKTLSKIKQNLFWAMIYNTILIPVAAGALYPVFGIVFRPEWAGLAMAMSSVSVVTNSLLMKNYVPPASSISGKLKN from the coding sequence GTGAAGGAAAAACAGGCCAAGTTGAAAATTGGTGGAATGACGTGTGCATCTTGTGCGAGGAATGTGGAACTCGCGGTCTCCCAGTTAGAGGGTGTCAAAAAGGCGAGTGTGAATCTCGCAACTGAAACCCTCCATCTTGAGTTTGACCCTGAGCTGGTCAGGATTGAGGATGTGAGAAAAGCTGTTGAGGAGATCGGATACAGTGTTCCCGAGAACGAGACTACTGTGAACGTAAAAATTGGCGGAATGACCTGCGCGTCATGTGCCAAGGCCATAGAAACGGCAGTTGGAGGCCTTCCCGGAGTTAAGTCGGTCAGCGTAAATCTCGCGACTGAAACTGCGAGGATAACGTACGTTCCAGACATTACAGGACTTGATGAAATCAGGAAGGCTGTGGAGGAAATCGGGTACAGGTACTTGGGTGTAGGGGGCGAGAAGTCTGAAAAAGATGGGGCGGAGGAGTCGGCTGTAGGGGAGATGAAAAAGAAGCTCCTTGCCGCTGCAGCAGTGGGCTCGGTGCTGCTTTTCCTTCAGTACGGGGGATACATGGGTGTTCCAGAGATCCCATACAACAGCCTGATTCAGTTTGCCCTCGCGACGCCTGTGATGATCTACTCGGGCAGGAGCATGTTCTCCTCTGCTCTTCGGGCTCTGAGGCACAGGATGCTCAACATGGACGTGATGTACTCGATGGGTGTTGGGTCCGCTTACGTAGCAAGCGTCCTGTCAACAATAGGGCTCCTTCCCGAGGACTATCTTTTCTATGAGACTGCAGTTCTGCTTCTCGCTTTCCTGCTGCTTGGCAGAACTCTCGAAGCGATAGCCAAGGGAAGGACGAGCGAGGCGATAAAGAAGCTGATCGGGTTGCAGGCGAAGACGGCCATTGTTGTCCGAGATGGCAGGGAGATCGAGGTTCCTGTGGAGGAAGTGAGAGTTGGAGACATCGTCATAGTGAAGCCGGGAGAGAAGATTCCGGTTGATGGGGTCGTTGTGGAGGGGCAGAGCTACGTGGATGAGTCGATGATTACCGGAGAACCGATTCCAGCACTGAAAAAGAAGGGCGATGAGGTGGTTGGAGCGACCATAAACAAAAATGGCGTGCTGAAAATCAAAGCCACGAGAGTTGGCAGCGACACGCTGCTTGCCCAGATAATCAGACTGGTTGAGGAGGCGATGGGAAGCAGACCTCCGATTCAGAAGCTGGCAGACAAGATTGTCGCGTACTTCATACCTGTGGTGCTGACAATAGCGGTAACCTCGTTCATCTACTGGTACTTCATAGCGGGCGTACCGGAAATCTTCGCATTCACCACTCTTGTCGCCGTGCTTGTGATAGCCTGCCCCTGTGCTTTTGGACTTGCGACACCTACAGCTCTGACTGTTGGAATGGGCAAGGGTGCTGAGCTTGGAATACTCATCAAGAACGGAGAGGCACTTGAGATAGCGAGAAGAGTAACGACCGTCGTTTTCGACAAAACCGGAACGCTGACGAAGGGCAAGCCGGAGGTTACGGACATCATCGCTTTCGAGGGCGATGAGATGGAGGTGCTGAGGGTTGCGGCGATAGCAGAGAAGAGGAGCGAGCACCCTCTGGCTGAAGCGATAGTCCGGAAAGCAGAGGAAGCAGGAATGTCTGTTGAAGAACCGGAGAAATTTGAGGTTATTACCGGAAAGGGAGTTATTGCTTCGGTGAACGGAGAGAAAATACTGGTTGGAAGCAGAAAGCTTATGGCGGAAAATGGAATGGAAGTGAGCAGAGAGGTTGAGGACACCCTTCAGAGACTTGAGAGCGAGGCGAAGACTGCCATACTTGTGTCCCACAACGGCAGAATTATCGGTGCGGTAGGCATCGCAGATAACATAAAGCCGTCTGCGAAGGAAGCCATAGAGGAGCTTCACAGAATCGGCAAGAAGGTTGCGATGATAACGGGAGATAACAGGAGGACTGCCGAGGCGATTGCCAGAAGGCTTGGAATAGATGAGGTTCTTGCTGAAGTTCTTCCCCACCAGAAGGCTGAGGAGGTTAAGAGGCTTCAGGAGAATGGTGAAGTGGTTGCGTTCGTCGGAGATGGCATAAACGATGCCCCAGCTTTAGCCCAGGCAGACCTTGGCATAGCGATTGGAAGTGGAACTGATGTTGCAATAGAGAGTGGAGAGATCGTGCTCATGAGGGATGATCTGCGGGATGTTGTTGCTGCAATACAACTGAGCGAAAAGACGCTGAGCAAGATAAAGCAGAACCTGTTCTGGGCAATGATCTACAACACCATACTGATTCCGGTGGCTGCTGGAGCACTTTATCCGGTGTTCGGCATAGTCTTCAGGCCAGAATGGGCTGGTCTGGCAATGGCGATGAGCAGTGTGAGCGTTGTAACAAACTCGCTGCTGATGAAGAACTACGTTCCACCAGCCTCATCTATTTCAGGAAAGCTCAAAAATTGA
- a CDS encoding heavy metal translocating P-type ATPase — protein sequence MKEHEGHAEHEKHEMTSVDHHGHDTPAGEHGAEHSKEKGHAHDHHRHMMEDFKRRFYVSLLLTIPILLLSPLIQSLLGITVAFPGDDLVLFALSSIVYFYGGYPFFKGFIEENRQRRPGMMTLIAVAISAAYIYSSAVVFGLKGKYFFWELATLIDIMLLGHYIEMKSVLGASRALEELVKIMPSTAHLMKGGEVEDVPVESLNPGDRVLVKPGEKIPVDGVVVKGQSYVDESMLTGESKPVLKKEGDEVIGGSINMEGSLIVEVRKTGKETYLSQIIELVRQAQESKSRTQDLANRAAFYLTIIALSAGAVTFLAWITLGKDLAFAVERAVTVMVISCPHALGLAVPLVVAVSTSLAAKNGLLIRDRQAFERTKDVQAVVFDKTGTLTEGKFGVTDVVAVNGDTDEVLRIAASIETLSEHPIARSIVEEAERRGLELEKVDDFRAVPGKGVEARIGGVLYRIVSPGHLREMGLEEIDEARRLAEQGKTVVFLVRENEMLGAIALADIVKQESKEAIANLKRMGIRCMMLTGDNRLVAKWVSEELGLDEFFAEVLPHEKAEIIKKVQERYVTAMVGDGINDAPALAQADVGIAIGAGTDVAIETADIILVRSDPRDVVRIIELSRKTYRKMIQNLLWATGYNGVAIPLAAGVAYGFGILLTPAIGAALMSLSTVIVAINARLLK from the coding sequence ATGAAGGAGCATGAGGGGCATGCAGAGCACGAAAAGCACGAGATGACATCCGTAGATCATCACGGGCATGACACGCCTGCCGGAGAGCATGGAGCCGAGCACAGCAAGGAGAAGGGGCATGCTCACGACCACCACCGGCACATGATGGAGGACTTCAAGAGGAGGTTTTACGTATCACTCCTGCTCACAATCCCGATCCTCCTGCTCTCCCCCCTGATACAGTCCCTGCTTGGAATCACAGTTGCCTTTCCAGGGGACGACCTTGTACTCTTTGCCCTCTCGTCCATCGTGTACTTCTACGGAGGGTATCCGTTTTTCAAGGGGTTCATTGAAGAGAACCGGCAGAGAAGGCCGGGGATGATGACCCTTATAGCCGTCGCCATCTCTGCGGCCTACATCTACAGCAGCGCGGTCGTTTTCGGGCTCAAGGGGAAGTACTTCTTCTGGGAGCTTGCCACCCTGATCGACATCATGCTTCTCGGCCATTACATAGAGATGAAGTCTGTCCTCGGAGCTTCAAGAGCACTTGAGGAGCTGGTCAAGATAATGCCCTCCACCGCACACCTGATGAAGGGTGGTGAGGTCGAGGATGTTCCGGTGGAGAGTCTCAATCCGGGAGACAGGGTTCTCGTGAAGCCGGGAGAGAAGATTCCGGTTGATGGGGTTGTTGTGAAGGGGCAGAGCTACGTGGATGAGTCGATGCTCACCGGAGAAAGCAAGCCTGTCCTCAAAAAGGAGGGGGATGAGGTCATAGGCGGCTCGATAAACATGGAAGGGTCTCTCATCGTTGAGGTTAGAAAGACCGGAAAGGAAACCTACCTCAGCCAGATTATCGAGCTTGTGAGACAGGCTCAGGAGAGCAAGTCGAGAACTCAGGACCTCGCAAACAGGGCTGCGTTTTACCTCACCATCATCGCCCTCAGTGCCGGAGCGGTGACGTTCCTCGCGTGGATAACTCTCGGCAAGGATCTGGCATTCGCGGTGGAAAGGGCAGTCACGGTCATGGTCATCTCCTGCCCTCACGCTCTGGGGCTTGCGGTGCCTTTAGTTGTGGCAGTCTCGACATCCCTCGCTGCGAAGAACGGCCTCCTAATAAGGGACAGGCAGGCGTTTGAAAGGACGAAGGACGTTCAGGCCGTGGTGTTCGACAAGACCGGCACACTCACTGAGGGGAAGTTCGGCGTTACAGACGTGGTTGCCGTAAATGGAGACACTGACGAGGTTCTGAGAATTGCGGCAAGCATTGAAACACTCTCCGAGCACCCAATCGCGAGGAGCATAGTTGAGGAGGCTGAGAGGAGGGGGCTGGAGCTCGAAAAGGTGGATGACTTCAGGGCAGTTCCGGGCAAGGGCGTTGAGGCGAGAATTGGCGGAGTGCTGTACAGAATCGTCAGCCCCGGGCATCTGAGGGAAATGGGTCTTGAGGAGATTGACGAAGCAAGAAGGCTGGCTGAGCAGGGCAAGACTGTTGTGTTCCTTGTAAGAGAAAACGAGATGCTGGGCGCAATAGCTCTCGCAGATATCGTCAAGCAGGAGTCCAAAGAGGCAATAGCAAACCTGAAGAGGATGGGGATAAGGTGCATGATGCTGACCGGCGACAACAGGCTCGTTGCGAAATGGGTTTCAGAGGAACTCGGACTGGACGAGTTTTTCGCAGAGGTGCTGCCGCATGAAAAGGCCGAGATAATAAAGAAGGTGCAGGAGAGGTACGTGACTGCCATGGTGGGGGACGGCATAAACGACGCCCCTGCTTTAGCTCAGGCCGATGTGGGAATAGCGATTGGTGCAGGGACTGATGTTGCGATAGAAACGGCAGACATAATTCTCGTCAGAAGCGATCCGAGGGATGTTGTGAGGATCATCGAGCTGTCCAGAAAAACCTACAGGAAGATGATACAGAACCTCCTGTGGGCCACGGGCTATAACGGTGTAGCCATACCCCTCGCAGCGGGAGTTGCATACGGATTTGGAATCCTCCTGACTCCGGCAATAGGTGCAGCGCTGATGTCTCTGAGCACAGTCATAGTGGCGATAAATGCAAGGCTGCTGAAGTAA